DNA sequence from the Parasphingorhabdus cellanae genome:
TAGAGGTGCGGGTCAAACCGGCGTCTCCCTAATTTGATAGGGACTTGAGGAGAATGGATATGACAGAGCGGTTGCAGGGGAAAACGGCCATCATCACCGGTGGTGCCAGTGGCATTGGCGCGGCGATGGTCAAGCGCTTTGCGCAAGAGGGCGCGAAAGTGCTGTCCACCGATGTTCAGGTGGAGCTTGGTCGACAGGTTGCCGATGAAGCCGGTGCGCTTTTTGTCGAGCAGGATGTGTCGGGCGAAGCAGGTTGGCAGACGGTGGTGGCCAAGGCACAATCCGAATTTGGCCGTCTCGATATTCTCGTCAATAATGCCGGAATCGTGGCGGCGAAATCGATTGAGGATATTGATCTGGAAAGCTGGCACCATTTGCTTGGTATCAACCTGACTGGCGTGATGCTCGGTTGTCAGAATGCGATTAAGGCGATGAAGCAGAATCCCGGTGGGTCATCCGGTTCGATCATCAATATCGCTTCCACCTCGGCTTTTACGGCGCTGCCCGGAGATGTCACCTATACAGCATCGAAAAGCGCAGTGCGCATGTTGACCCGGTCTGTGGCCGTGCATTGCGCGCAGCAGGGCCTCAACATTCGCTGCAACAATATCGTGCCGGGCGGAACCCATACCGGGATTATCGATGCGGCTAAGCAAGTGGTGCCGGACATTTATGACCGGGTTGCTGCCATGTCGCCCATGAACCGCATGGGTGAAGGCGCGGATATGGCGGGGGCAGCGGTCTATCTCGCGAGCGAGGATGCAGCGTTTGTGACCGGCAGCGATTTGCTCGTCGACGGGGGGATGCTGGCTGTGCATCCGGGCTATTAAATGGGCGGGCTGCCAAATTCTAACTAGCCGTTTTGGCAGTTATTGGCCGACCGGCTTTGGCCTAATGCTAGGGCATAGAAAAGGAGAGGGCGAATGGGCGCACAGCCAATCGCAGATAATCTGTTCACAGATGAGAATATGACGGCCTTGGTCGGTGCACGCAACAAGCAAACGGGGCATATATTTTTCCCGCTGCCGCTCACACCGAATGACGATATTGAACCGATAGCCTTGGCGACCCGCGGTACTGTGTGGACCTATACGGTACAGCGCTTTCCGCCCAAGACGCCTTATGCGGGGCCCGCCGACCCGATGGATTTTAAGCCCTATGTGGTGGCCTATGTGTCCTTGCCCGGCCAGACGATGGTGGAATCGCGGTTGACGGGTGTGGAGCCGGAGGACGTTAAAATCGGCATGGAAGTCGAGCTAACGGCGATTCCGTTGGACCCGGATGCCCCTGCTGACGAACAAATTATGATCCACGCTTTCCAGCCGGTTTGAGGAGATATTGCAATGAGCGACGTATGTATTGTAGGCGCAGGTATCCATCCCTTTGGCCGGACCGAAGGCCGCGATGGGATGGATCAGGGCGTTTACGCCGTGAAACAGGCTTTGGCTGATACTGGTATAAAATGGGAAGATGTTGAATTTGCTTTTGGCGGTTCCAGCGCATCGGGCGCAGCGGACACAATGGTGTCACAGCTCGGCTTGACCGGTATTCAGTTTATCAACGTCTCCAATGGCTGCGCTACAGGTGGTTCTGCGCTTAATGCGGCGGCGAGCGCGATCAAATCCGGCGAATATGAGATGGGCATGGCGGTTGGTTTCGACAAACATCCGCGCGGCGCGTTTAATGCTGACCCAGCGGCTTATGGTCTGCCCAACTGGTATGGCGAAGCGGGCTATATGCTGACCACGCAGTTTTTCGGCGCGAAAATCATGCGCTACCTGCATGAGAACGGTTTAAGCACCGAAGCCTTGGGACGGGTTTCTGAAAAGGCTTTCCGCAATGGGGCAAAGACGGATCACGCATGGCGGCGCAGTGAGGTGGACCTTGAAACCATCATGAACGCGCCGATGATCAGCGATCCGCTCAATAAATATATGTTCTGCTCACCAGCTGAGGGCGCGGTTGCCCTGATCCTCGCGAGCGAGAAAAAAGCCAAGGAACTCGGCGGGCCGATGATCCGTCTGAAGACCTCGGTGATGCGTACCCGTCCACCGGGATCGTTTGAGGTTTTTGCGGCTTCGATCGATAATGAGCGGGGCGGCACAGCGACCGAACTGGCGGCCAAGGCTGCCTTTGAACAGGCGGGGATGGGGCCGGAAGATATCGATGTTGCGCAGCTTCAGGATACCGAGGCGGGTGCTGAAATCATGCATATGGCGGAAAATGGCTTCTGTGCGCATGGCGATCAGGAAAAATGGCTGATTGAAGGGCGCACCGAAATAAACGGCGCACTGCCAGTGAATACTGATGGCGGTTGTCTGGCTTGCGGAGAGCCCATTGGTGCGTCCGGTCTGCGGCAAGTTTACGAAAATGTCGTGCAGCTGCGCGGGACGGCCGGGGAGCGGCAGGTGCCGGGCGATCCGAAGACCGCCTATACACAGGTCTATGGCGCGCCGGGTGTTTCCGCTGTCACGATATTGCAGCGTTGATTGTCATGATCGTCACCCTGAACTTGATTCAGGGTCCAGAGCGTCTAGCGTTGCGTTTTGCAATACTGGATGCTGAATCAAGTTCAGCATGACGAAGCTCTAAAAAGGAAAACCATTGAACCACGAAATCAGCGCCGAAGCCCGGACCATCGCCGACAAAGTCGAAACCTTCGTGCGCGACAAAATCTTCGCCTTTGAAAAAGATCCGCGTTGCGAGGATCATGGACCCACCGATGAACTGGTTCAGGAAATGCGCGCCTTGGCAAGGGAAGCGGGTGTCCTTACGCCGCATATCCGCGACGATGGTAGCCATTTGACGCATCTTGAAACTGCCTTGGTGCTGCGCAAATCGGGACTGTCGCCACTCGGGCCGCTGGCCGTTAACACGTTCGCGCCGGATGAGGGCAATATGTACCTGCTCGGCAAATGCGCGTCGCCGGAACAGAAAGAGCATTTTCTCAAGCCGCTGGTGGAAGGTATCACGCGCTCCGCCTTTTTTATGACCGAACCAGCCAGTGAAAATGGTGCGGGTTCTGATCCGATGATGATGCAGACCACGGCCAAGCCGGATGGCAATCACTGGATCATCAATGGCCGCAAGACCTTTATTACTGGGGCCAAAGGGGCGACGGTCGGGATTGTGATGGCGAAGTCCGATGACGGTGCCTGCATGTTCCTTGTCGATTTGCCCGATCCGGCAATCACTATTGAGCGCGTGCTGGATACGATTGACAGCTCCATGCCCGGTAGTCATTCGGTGGTGAATATCGACAATTTGCGGGTGCCTGCTGACCAGATGCTTGGCGAAAGCGGTGAGGGCTTCAAATATGCGCAGGTTCGGTTGGCTCCAGCGCGGCTGACCCATTGCATGCGCTGGCTTGGCTGCTGCGACCGGGCGCAGGAAATTGCCACCGACTATGCCTGCAAGCGGATGGCCTTTGGCAAACCGTTGGTTGATCACGAAGGTGTCGGTTTCATGCTGGCGGAAAATCAGATTGATCTGAAGCAGGCAGAGTTGATGATCGACTGGTGCGCGAAGGTTCTTGATACCGGAGAAATTGGCACGACCGAAAGTTCGATGGCGAAAGTCGCGGTGTCCGAAGCGCTGTTCCGCATCGCCGACAAATGCGTGCAGGTGATGGGCGGCACCGGCCTCAGCCAGGATACGGTTGTCGAACAGGTCTTCCGCGAAGTGCGTGCGTTCCGTGTTTATGATGGCCCGACCGAAGTGCACAAATGGTCGCTCGCCAAGAAAATCAAGAAATCCCACGGGCAGCTAAATTAGACCAATGCGCTCATGCTGAGCTTGTCGAAGCATATTGCCGATACGACCCTTCGACAGGCTCAGGGTGAGCGCGATTTTGAAGTTAAAAGCAGCAATAGGATATAGAAACCCATGACCAAGAACCGCAAATTTACGCTCGTCAGCCGCCCTGACGGAGAACCCAAGCCGAGCGATTTCGCACTGGTGGAAGAAGACCTGCCGGAACTGGAAGATGGCTCCTTTCTCGTCCGCAATCACTATATTTCTCTCGATCCAGCCCAGCGCGGATGGATGAGTGATGCGGAAAGCTATATGCCGCCCATCGCCTTGGGCGCGGCGGTAACGGCGAGCGCCGTTGGCCGGGTCCATGCGTCAAAAAATCCGGATTTCCCCGAAGGTCAATGGGTGGTTGGCTTGGCCGCAATGGAGGAATATTCAGTTTGTCAGGTAGGCGGCTTTACCGCGCCTGTCGACGCATCGCTGGTCCCATCACCGACCAATTTCCTTTCCGTATTGGGCGCTGTCGGCATGACCGCCTATTTCGGCATGATCGATGACGGCAAACCCAAAGAGGGCGAGACGTTGCTCGTCACCGGCGCGGCGGGTGCGGTTGGCTCGCTGGTCGGACAGATCGGCAAGATCAAGGGCTGCCGGGTGGTCGGTATTGCTGGCGGCGCAGATAAATGTGCGAAACTTGTCGATGATTATGGCTTTGACGCAGCTATTGATTATCGCGGCAAGAGTCAGGCGCAGCTTGAGGCAGAAATTGCCGCCGCCGCGCCCGACGGCGTGGATCTGATCTGGGAAAATGTTGGTGGCGAAATCATGGATGCCGGCATCGCATCGATCAACGAATATGGCCGGATGGTGCTGTGCGGATTGATCAGCGAATATAACAGCCCGGAGCCCGTGGGCACGCGAAACCTGTGGTATCTGATCTCGCGTCAGGCGACGATCAAAGGCTTCTTGGTCCGTGACTATCCGCCGCGCTTTCCCGAAGGCATTGCGCAAATGGGACAATGGCTGGCCGAGGGGAAAATCAAGCATGATGAGGATATCGAAAAAGGCATCGAAAATAGCTATGATGCCTTCATGAAGCTGTTCTCTGGCGGCAATCAAGGCAAAATGATTCTGGATGTCTCACCACAGGAATAGGAATTTCAACCATGTCCAATGCTGCTGAAAAAATCGTTCTCGACTTTATCGAAAGCTGGAACAATCTTGACTATGATTCGATCTACGCCGCGATGGCGGACGATATTTTCTACCACAATATCCCGATGGAACCGTGCGAAGGGATAGAGGCGGTACGCGCTTTTTTCGAAGGCTCCGGCATGGGGTCCGATGGCGCGGAATGGATAACCCACCATATCGCCACCAACGGAAATGTGGTTCTGACCGAGCGGACCGACAAGTTCCGCATCAATAGCGCATGGATCGCGATCCGGGTGATGGGCACGTTTGAAATTGCAGGCGGCAAGATCGCAAAATGGCGCGACTATTTCGATCTTGCCGAATTCCAGAACGAGATGGCGCGCGTGATGGGTGCTGGCAACGCCTGACTGCTCAATTCGGCTGATACAGCGTCCCATTGTCCACTGGATACTCGCCCGCCGTCATGAAGCGCGATGCATCGCTGGCCAGATAGACGCATAGTTCCGCAACATCATTGGTATGGCCCAATCCGCCTAGCGGGATCATGCCGGTTTCCGGTGTTGGATCACCTTCTGCGCCGACTGCCGCCTGCCGGACCATCGGCGTGTCGATACCCGCAGGATGCAAGCTGTTGCAGCGGATCGGGTAATTTTGTTCCTTGCAGTGGAGCGCGACCGATTTGGTCATGGACCGCACGCCGCCCTTGGCCGCTGCATAGGCGAGGAAAGGCGAATAGCCCTGCAAAGCTGCCATGGAGCTCAGGTTGATAATAGAGCAGAGCTCCTCTTGTGCCTTCATGGCTCGGACCGCTGTCTGACAACCAAGAAAAACACCTTCCAGCATAATGGAGTTGGTCAGCCGAAATTGCTCCAATGTGCAATCCTCGATAGTGGCGGGAATGACCAGGCCAGCATTGTTGACCAATATATGCGGCGTTCCAAAGGCTTTTTCTGTCTCTTCAAAAACCGCCTGCCAGCGCTGCACGTCGGCCACATCTTGATGCAGCGCCATGGCATTGGCACCGATCGCTGTGGCAACGCTCTCGGCGCTCTCGGCATTCACATCTGTGACCACCACCTTTGCGCCTTCGCTTGCAAAGCTCTCGCTTATGGCTTTTCCCAGTCCCGAACCTGCTCCTGTGACTATCGCAATTTTACCATCTAACCGGCCCATAACAACTCCCTCCAAACCTGATTCTAGAACCTATAGGCTGTGAACAGGCTCATCATAGCAATCCCCATTATCGTTAGTTTCCGTAGGGGATTTCTGATCCGCACCGATCATAATGTTGCGCGAATATCACAGTTTCGCATATTTGCTATCAAATTGGCTAGCAGAGCGCTGCGAAACTCCTGCTTAAGATGATCCCATAATTAAGGCGGAAAAACCGCCAGTTATTTTGGATGGGACCCGGGTCATAGACCGGGGCTTTTTGGGAGAGAGTGATGACTAAACAATCGAAACGCCACAATAGTATTTTTGCAACAAAACCCATGCGCGGGTTGCTTATGGGTTCTGCCGCTAGCTTGGCCTTTGCCGGCGTCGCTGCCCCTGCCCATGCACAGGATGCTGCCGAAGATGATGACAGCAATGTTATCACGGTTATCGCCCGTAAGCAGACGGAGACGTTGCAGGAAGTGCCAGTGACCGTGACCGCTATTGGCGGCGACACATTGGAAAAATTCCAGGTTGACCAGATTGCGGATGTGGTGAGCCGTGTTCCTGCGCTGAACGTGCAAGTGGGTGGTTCCGGATCTGGCGGACAGATTTCATTGCGCGGTGTCGGCTCCTCGAACATTTCGGCCGCATTTGATTCAGCTGTCGCTTTTGACTTTGATGGAGTTCAGGTCAGCACGATGAGGATGGTTCAGGCGGGCTTCTTTGACGTTGAACAGATTGATGTGTTGAAAGGACCTCAATCTCTTTTCTTTGGTAAAAGTGCCTCGGCCGGTGTGTTCTCTATCCGGTCAGCGAACCCTACCCCCGATTGGGAAATGGGTGTGAAGGTATCACAGGAATTTGAAGAAAATGGAACAGTTATTGGCGGTTATATTTCTGGCCCACTAAGCGATACCTTAGGCATTCGCTTGGCAGGACAGTATACCAATGTCGAAGACTACGTTGAATTAGAGGCTGGGACGCCGGCTATCAATCAATCACGTGGCTTAAAAGACTTTGTGGGTCGCTTAACATTGCAGTGGGAACCATCTGATAACTTTAATGCAAATTTGAAATTGAATTATATCAGAAACGAAAATGACGGCGCCATTGCGCATTCAGACATCGATTGCGGCCCAAATGGTCGTGCCGATGAAATTGTTTTGCTTGGCGGTGGAATTGCAGTTCCGTCCAACGCGAGTTGTGACACGAACGACGGGCTGTATCCAACGGCGGATCCTTCGGCCACACTGGTTCAGCAATTTCCGGACGGGAGTCCCGGTCAAGGTAAATTTAAAGGTACGCCATTTGGCGAAACGGACATTATCTTCGGCCGCTTGAAATGGGACCTTGATGTCTCTGATACGCTCACTGTCTCTTCGGTTTCAGGATATCTTAATTTGGACGCGGTGGATTTTGATTGTTACGGCTATGTCGGTGTTGGACCTGCGTTCAATCCGGGTGGTGCTCCGGTTGGTGCAATTGCGCCGGCACTGGCTGCGGTCAACACTGCTGGATCGGCACAGGGCTTCGGTTGTAGTGATCCACAAAACGCAACCGAACAATTCACTCAGGAACTTCGGTTGGCCAGCGATTTTGATGGCATGTTTAACTTCATGATTGGAGCATTTTATGAAAGCCGAGAAATCGATTTTAATACATCCCAACAGGCGGTCAACATATCGATTGTCGCACCGGACCCAGTAACCGGGAGCACGTTTGACTATTTCAAGAAGCAGAACACGAAAACGGAAGCTGTTTCTCTTTTCAGCAGTGTCACTCTTGATTTCACCGATCAACTACAGCTATCTGGCGGTGTTCGCTGGACCGACGAAACTAAGACAAGTACGATTTCGGTCCCCTATGTTCATACATTCTTATCAGCAACTCCTAACTTTATTGATAGCGGTTTCTTCTCGGGACCAATTAAGTTCTCAGACTCGAATTTCTCACCAGAAGTATCGCTTCGTTATCAAGCAACACCAGACATCAACATTTACGGTGCGTTCAAAACGGGCTTTAAATCTGGCGGTATTGATAATAGTGCGCTCCCATCTTCTAGTCTGCTCGGCTTCGACAGTCCCGACCCGGCGGTACGTCAGGCAGTTGCTGATTCGCTGCGGTTTAAATCCGAGACCGGTCTCGGCGGCGAAATCGGGGTAAAAAGTCAGTTTGCAGATCGGTCAGTTACCTTGAATGTTTCGGCTTTTTATTATGTATTTGATGACCTGCAAGTACAGAATTTTGACGCAACAACGGTCCAGTTCGAGACATTTAATGCTAGTCAGCTAACCAGCAAAGGTATCGATGTTGAATGGGCTTGGCAGACACCTGTCGAAGGTCTGAACTTTTCCGGTGCTCTGGCTTATACCGATGCAAAATTCACGGATACTTTCATAACTGATCCCGGAACAGATGGTCC
Encoded proteins:
- a CDS encoding TonB-dependent receptor — translated: MGSAASLAFAGVAAPAHAQDAAEDDDSNVITVIARKQTETLQEVPVTVTAIGGDTLEKFQVDQIADVVSRVPALNVQVGGSGSGGQISLRGVGSSNISAAFDSAVAFDFDGVQVSTMRMVQAGFFDVEQIDVLKGPQSLFFGKSASAGVFSIRSANPTPDWEMGVKVSQEFEENGTVIGGYISGPLSDTLGIRLAGQYTNVEDYVELEAGTPAINQSRGLKDFVGRLTLQWEPSDNFNANLKLNYIRNENDGAIAHSDIDCGPNGRADEIVLLGGGIAVPSNASCDTNDGLYPTADPSATLVQQFPDGSPGQGKFKGTPFGETDIIFGRLKWDLDVSDTLTVSSVSGYLNLDAVDFDCYGYVGVGPAFNPGGAPVGAIAPALAAVNTAGSAQGFGCSDPQNATEQFTQELRLASDFDGMFNFMIGAFYESREIDFNTSQQAVNISIVAPDPVTGSTFDYFKKQNTKTEAVSLFSSVTLDFTDQLQLSGGVRWTDETKTSTISVPYVHTFLSATPNFIDSGFFSGPIKFSDSNFSPEVSLRYQATPDINIYGAFKTGFKSGGIDNSALPSSSLLGFDSPDPAVRQAVADSLRFKSETGLGGEIGVKSQFADRSVTLNVSAFYYVFDDLQVQNFDATTVQFETFNASQLTSKGIDVEWAWQTPVEGLNFSGALAYTDAKFTDTFITDPGTDGPGAPGPTGISGEGDPNSPFSADDTNLDGRTAARAPKFAGNIAFDWTMPMSDSLEFGLNGNLLYTGSYFTNEDTLDDLKQDSYVTIDGSVSVGDPDGKWRLSLVGVNLTDEIWINTSGGRPFLAGPGLGLTIGDDQVVTQNRGRQVFLEAAFKF
- a CDS encoding limonene-1,2-epoxide hydrolase family protein, with the protein product MSNAAEKIVLDFIESWNNLDYDSIYAAMADDIFYHNIPMEPCEGIEAVRAFFEGSGMGSDGAEWITHHIATNGNVVLTERTDKFRINSAWIAIRVMGTFEIAGGKIAKWRDYFDLAEFQNEMARVMGAGNA
- a CDS encoding thiolase family protein; the encoded protein is MSDVCIVGAGIHPFGRTEGRDGMDQGVYAVKQALADTGIKWEDVEFAFGGSSASGAADTMVSQLGLTGIQFINVSNGCATGGSALNAAASAIKSGEYEMGMAVGFDKHPRGAFNADPAAYGLPNWYGEAGYMLTTQFFGAKIMRYLHENGLSTEALGRVSEKAFRNGAKTDHAWRRSEVDLETIMNAPMISDPLNKYMFCSPAEGAVALILASEKKAKELGGPMIRLKTSVMRTRPPGSFEVFAASIDNERGGTATELAAKAAFEQAGMGPEDIDVAQLQDTEAGAEIMHMAENGFCAHGDQEKWLIEGRTEINGALPVNTDGGCLACGEPIGASGLRQVYENVVQLRGTAGERQVPGDPKTAYTQVYGAPGVSAVTILQR
- a CDS encoding Zn-ribbon domain-containing OB-fold protein; this translates as MGAQPIADNLFTDENMTALVGARNKQTGHIFFPLPLTPNDDIEPIALATRGTVWTYTVQRFPPKTPYAGPADPMDFKPYVVAYVSLPGQTMVESRLTGVEPEDVKIGMEVELTAIPLDPDAPADEQIMIHAFQPV
- a CDS encoding acyl-CoA dehydrogenase family protein, which produces MNHEISAEARTIADKVETFVRDKIFAFEKDPRCEDHGPTDELVQEMRALAREAGVLTPHIRDDGSHLTHLETALVLRKSGLSPLGPLAVNTFAPDEGNMYLLGKCASPEQKEHFLKPLVEGITRSAFFMTEPASENGAGSDPMMMQTTAKPDGNHWIINGRKTFITGAKGATVGIVMAKSDDGACMFLVDLPDPAITIERVLDTIDSSMPGSHSVVNIDNLRVPADQMLGESGEGFKYAQVRLAPARLTHCMRWLGCCDRAQEIATDYACKRMAFGKPLVDHEGVGFMLAENQIDLKQAELMIDWCAKVLDTGEIGTTESSMAKVAVSEALFRIADKCVQVMGGTGLSQDTVVEQVFREVRAFRVYDGPTEVHKWSLAKKIKKSHGQLN
- a CDS encoding SDR family oxidoreductase — encoded protein: MGRLDGKIAIVTGAGSGLGKAISESFASEGAKVVVTDVNAESAESVATAIGANAMALHQDVADVQRWQAVFEETEKAFGTPHILVNNAGLVIPATIEDCTLEQFRLTNSIMLEGVFLGCQTAVRAMKAQEELCSIINLSSMAALQGYSPFLAYAAAKGGVRSMTKSVALHCKEQNYPIRCNSLHPAGIDTPMVRQAAVGAEGDPTPETGMIPLGGLGHTNDVAELCVYLASDASRFMTAGEYPVDNGTLYQPN
- a CDS encoding SDR family NAD(P)-dependent oxidoreductase — translated: MTERLQGKTAIITGGASGIGAAMVKRFAQEGAKVLSTDVQVELGRQVADEAGALFVEQDVSGEAGWQTVVAKAQSEFGRLDILVNNAGIVAAKSIEDIDLESWHHLLGINLTGVMLGCQNAIKAMKQNPGGSSGSIINIASTSAFTALPGDVTYTASKSAVRMLTRSVAVHCAQQGLNIRCNNIVPGGTHTGIIDAAKQVVPDIYDRVAAMSPMNRMGEGADMAGAAVYLASEDAAFVTGSDLLVDGGMLAVHPGY
- a CDS encoding NADP-dependent oxidoreductase, translated to MTKNRKFTLVSRPDGEPKPSDFALVEEDLPELEDGSFLVRNHYISLDPAQRGWMSDAESYMPPIALGAAVTASAVGRVHASKNPDFPEGQWVVGLAAMEEYSVCQVGGFTAPVDASLVPSPTNFLSVLGAVGMTAYFGMIDDGKPKEGETLLVTGAAGAVGSLVGQIGKIKGCRVVGIAGGADKCAKLVDDYGFDAAIDYRGKSQAQLEAEIAAAAPDGVDLIWENVGGEIMDAGIASINEYGRMVLCGLISEYNSPEPVGTRNLWYLISRQATIKGFLVRDYPPRFPEGIAQMGQWLAEGKIKHDEDIEKGIENSYDAFMKLFSGGNQGKMILDVSPQE